One Micromonospora sp. WMMD812 genomic window carries:
- a CDS encoding aldo/keto reductase, with product MRYRVLGGTGIEVSVHALGTMMFGAVGNPDHDECVRIIHAALDRGINLVDTADMYSAGESEVIVGKALRGRRDDVVLATKVHFPMGEGRNRGGNSRRWIMRAVEDSLRRLGTDWIDLYQVHRPDHTTDVEETLGVLTDLVRAGTIRAFGCSTFPAEEIVEAQHVAERRALGRFRTEQPPYSLLARGIEADVLPVSQRYGMGVLTWSPLASGFLSGRFRDGQPVDLSSGRAALTPARFDPAIPGNAAKYRAVEDLLALAGQLGHTLPELAVAFPAAHPAVTSVIIGPRTMEQLDGLLAGAALTLDDATLDRIDEIVPPGTDLYAPDGAWRPPALTDPARRRRPTAERAAA from the coding sequence ATGCGTTACCGCGTCCTCGGCGGCACCGGCATCGAGGTGAGCGTCCACGCGCTCGGCACGATGATGTTCGGCGCGGTCGGAAACCCCGACCACGACGAGTGCGTCCGGATCATCCACGCGGCCCTCGACCGCGGGATCAACCTTGTCGACACCGCCGACATGTACTCTGCCGGCGAGTCGGAAGTGATCGTCGGGAAGGCGCTGCGCGGACGACGGGACGACGTGGTGCTCGCCACCAAGGTGCACTTCCCGATGGGGGAGGGGCGCAACCGAGGGGGCAACTCGCGGCGCTGGATCATGCGCGCGGTCGAGGACAGCCTGCGTCGGCTCGGCACCGACTGGATCGACCTCTACCAGGTGCACCGGCCGGACCACACCACCGACGTCGAGGAGACCCTCGGCGTCCTCACCGACCTCGTCCGCGCCGGCACCATCCGGGCCTTCGGCTGCTCGACCTTCCCCGCGGAGGAGATCGTCGAGGCGCAGCACGTCGCCGAGCGGCGGGCGCTCGGCCGGTTCCGCACCGAGCAGCCGCCGTACTCGCTGCTCGCCCGGGGCATCGAGGCCGACGTGCTCCCGGTCAGCCAGCGGTACGGCATGGGCGTGCTGACCTGGAGCCCGCTCGCCTCGGGCTTCCTGTCCGGACGGTTCCGCGACGGCCAGCCCGTCGACCTGAGCAGCGGACGCGCCGCCCTCACGCCGGCCCGCTTCGACCCGGCGATCCCGGGGAACGCCGCCAAGTACCGGGCGGTCGAGGACCTGCTCGCGCTGGCCGGGCAGCTCGGCCACACGCTGCCCGAACTGGCCGTGGCGTTCCCCGCCGCGCACCCCGCGGTCACCTCCGTGATCATCGGACCGCGGACCATGGAACAGCTCGACGGCCTGCTGGCCGGCGCCGCACTGACCCTGGACGACGCCACCCTGGACCGGATCGACGAGATCGTGCCGCCCGGTACCGACCTGTACGCCCCGGACGGCGCCTGGCGCCCGCCGGCGTTGACCGATCCGGCCCGGCGCCGACGCCCGACCGCCGAGCGCGCGGCGGCCTGA
- a CDS encoding ATP-binding protein, translating into MTTPTDRLPPDELRTLFLFESLDAEQLAWLAEHGRVEQRAGGTVVYAEGEAATCFFVLLRGAVSMTRRVHGDEVEVNRTDQRGVYGGATQAYLDEQSEQLYRNTLRAIVDSEFFVLPAESFAEAVRSWFPMAMHLLEGLFIGMRTSQTIVGERERLLALGSLSAGLTHELNNPAAAAVRATSVLRERVAGMRHKLAMIADGRLDGHRLHSLVELQEEAVARVAAAPKLSPLAASDAEDALTDWLDEHGVGGAWDLAPTLVGGGADIPWLARVKASVGPADLEAAVRWLTYTVETELLMREIADAVTRISGLVGAAKQYSQLDRAPFQVVDVHDLLDATLVMFKAKISAGVKLVKEYDRDLPPVPAYAAELNQVWTNLIDNALGAMGEKGTLTVRTGRDGDQIVVEIVDTGPGIPPEVRPRIFEPFFTTKPVGTGTGLGLDISYRIVVHKHHGDIRVESVPGSTTFRVLLPLTADEASTPDPRTSP; encoded by the coding sequence GTGACCACCCCGACGGACCGGCTCCCCCCGGACGAGCTGCGCACGCTCTTCCTCTTCGAGTCCCTCGACGCCGAGCAGCTGGCCTGGCTGGCCGAGCACGGCCGGGTGGAGCAGCGCGCCGGCGGCACCGTCGTCTACGCCGAGGGCGAGGCGGCCACGTGCTTCTTCGTCCTGCTCCGCGGCGCGGTGTCGATGACCCGCCGGGTGCACGGCGACGAGGTGGAGGTCAACCGCACCGACCAGCGGGGCGTGTACGGCGGGGCCACCCAGGCCTACCTGGACGAGCAGAGCGAGCAGCTCTACCGCAACACGCTACGGGCGATCGTCGACTCGGAGTTCTTCGTGCTACCGGCCGAGAGCTTCGCCGAGGCCGTCCGCTCCTGGTTCCCGATGGCGATGCACCTGCTGGAGGGCCTCTTCATCGGCATGCGGACCAGCCAGACCATCGTCGGCGAGCGGGAGCGCCTGCTGGCGCTCGGCTCGCTCTCCGCCGGGCTGACCCACGAGCTGAACAACCCGGCCGCCGCGGCGGTCCGGGCCACCTCCGTGCTGCGCGAACGGGTGGCCGGCATGCGGCACAAGCTCGCGATGATCGCCGACGGTCGGCTGGACGGCCACCGCCTGCACAGCCTCGTCGAGTTGCAGGAGGAGGCGGTCGCCCGGGTGGCCGCGGCGCCGAAGCTGAGCCCGCTGGCCGCGTCGGACGCCGAGGACGCCCTGACCGACTGGTTGGACGAGCACGGCGTGGGCGGAGCGTGGGACCTCGCGCCGACGCTGGTCGGTGGCGGGGCGGACATCCCCTGGCTGGCTCGGGTGAAGGCGTCGGTCGGCCCGGCCGACCTCGAGGCGGCCGTCCGCTGGCTGACCTACACCGTCGAGACGGAGCTGCTGATGCGGGAGATCGCCGACGCGGTCACCCGGATCTCCGGCCTGGTCGGCGCGGCCAAGCAGTACTCCCAGCTGGACCGGGCGCCGTTCCAGGTGGTCGACGTGCACGACCTGCTCGACGCGACGCTGGTGATGTTCAAGGCCAAGATCTCCGCCGGGGTCAAGCTGGTGAAGGAGTACGACCGGGACCTTCCGCCGGTTCCGGCGTACGCGGCGGAGCTGAACCAGGTCTGGACCAACCTGATCGACAACGCGCTCGGCGCGATGGGGGAGAAGGGCACGCTGACCGTCCGGACCGGCCGGGACGGTGACCAGATCGTCGTCGAGATCGTCGACACCGGTCCGGGGATCCCGCCGGAGGTGCGCCCGCGCATCTTCGAGCCGTTCTTCACCACCAAGCCGGTCGGCACCGGCACCGGCCTCGGCCTGGACATCTCGTACCGCATCGTGGTCCACAAGCACCACGGCGACATCCGGGTGGAGAGCGTGCCCGGCAGCACCACGTTCCGGGTGCTGCTGCCGCTGACCGCCGACGAAGCGTCCACGCCGGACCCGCGCACGTCGCCTTGA
- a CDS encoding FAD-dependent oxidoreductase translates to MGAMANPVILTIDDDPVVSRAVARDLRRRYGDRYRIVRAGSGPEALDALREIKLRGERVALLLADYRMPEMTGIEFLEAAMDLFPAARRVLLTAYADTDAAIEAINVVDLDHYLLKPWHPPEEKLYPVVDALLEAWAATPEAEPTEIRVVGHRWSAPSFKVRDFLARNLIPYRWLLTDDPEGARLLAAAGATEADVPLVVTADGKTLVAPTPAELAGVVGLTVEPTTDFYDLVVVGGGPAGLGSAVYGASEGLRTVLVERRATGGQAGQSSRIENYLGFPDGVSGLQLTDRARRQALKFGAELLSTREVVGLSEAGGARLLRFGDGTQIAAHTVVLATGVSYRVLDAPGLADFTGRGVFYGSAATEAPSCAEQDVYIVGGANSAGQAAVYFSRYAARVHLLIRGADLTASMSRYLIDQLERIDRITVHPHTQVVAGAGGDHLERLTLCDGRTGEQRTVDASWLFIFIGAEPRTEWLDGVLTRDARGFIVTGPDLVSGGQRPPGWSLSRDPYHLETSLPGVFAAGDVRAESVKRVASAVGEGAMAVSLVHRYLEAQ, encoded by the coding sequence ATGGGCGCCATGGCGAACCCGGTGATCCTGACCATCGACGACGACCCGGTGGTCTCCCGGGCGGTGGCCCGCGACCTCCGGCGCCGGTACGGCGACCGCTACCGGATCGTGCGGGCCGGGTCCGGTCCGGAGGCGCTGGACGCGCTGCGTGAGATCAAACTGCGCGGTGAGCGGGTGGCGCTGCTGCTGGCCGACTACCGGATGCCCGAGATGACCGGGATCGAGTTCCTCGAGGCGGCGATGGACCTCTTCCCGGCCGCCCGGCGCGTGCTGCTCACGGCGTACGCCGACACGGACGCCGCGATCGAGGCGATCAACGTGGTGGACCTCGACCACTACCTGCTCAAGCCCTGGCACCCGCCCGAGGAGAAGCTCTACCCGGTGGTCGACGCCCTGCTGGAGGCCTGGGCGGCCACCCCGGAGGCGGAGCCGACCGAGATCCGGGTGGTGGGGCACCGCTGGTCCGCCCCCTCGTTCAAGGTCCGTGACTTCCTCGCCCGCAACCTCATCCCGTACCGCTGGCTGCTCACCGACGACCCGGAGGGGGCCCGGCTGCTGGCCGCGGCCGGCGCCACCGAGGCGGACGTGCCGCTGGTGGTGACGGCCGACGGCAAGACGCTGGTCGCCCCCACGCCGGCCGAGCTGGCCGGCGTGGTCGGGCTCACCGTCGAACCGACCACCGACTTCTACGACCTGGTGGTGGTCGGCGGCGGCCCGGCCGGCCTCGGCTCGGCGGTGTACGGCGCGTCCGAGGGACTGCGCACGGTCCTGGTGGAGCGCCGGGCCACCGGCGGTCAGGCCGGGCAGAGCAGCCGGATCGAGAACTACCTCGGCTTCCCCGACGGCGTGTCCGGCCTCCAGCTCACCGACCGGGCCCGCCGGCAGGCGTTGAAGTTCGGCGCGGAGCTGTTGAGCACCCGGGAGGTGGTCGGCCTGTCCGAGGCCGGCGGCGCCCGGCTGCTGCGCTTCGGCGACGGCACCCAGATCGCCGCGCACACCGTGGTGCTGGCCACCGGCGTCTCCTACCGGGTGCTCGACGCTCCGGGGCTGGCCGACTTCACCGGCCGGGGCGTCTTCTACGGCTCCGCCGCCACCGAGGCGCCGAGCTGCGCCGAGCAGGACGTCTACATCGTCGGCGGGGCGAACTCCGCCGGGCAGGCGGCGGTGTACTTCTCTCGATACGCCGCCAGGGTGCACCTGTTGATCCGGGGCGCGGACCTCACCGCCTCGATGTCGCGGTACCTGATCGATCAGCTGGAGCGGATCGACCGGATCACCGTGCACCCGCACACCCAGGTCGTCGCCGGCGCGGGTGGCGACCACCTGGAACGGCTCACGCTCTGCGACGGGCGCACCGGCGAGCAACGCACCGTCGACGCCTCGTGGCTGTTCATCTTCATCGGCGCGGAGCCGCGTACCGAGTGGTTGGACGGGGTGCTGACGCGGGACGCCCGCGGGTTCATCGTCACGGGTCCCGACCTGGTCAGCGGTGGGCAGCGACCACCGGGCTGGTCGCTGTCGCGCGACCCGTACCACCTGGAGACCAGCCTGCCGGGCGTCTTCGCCGCCGGCGACGTCCGCGCCGAGTCGGTGAAGCGCGTCGCGTCCGCCGTCGGCGAGGGCGCCATGGCCGTCTCGCTGGTGCACCGTTACCTGGAGGCGCAGTGA